One Cucumis sativus cultivar 9930 chromosome 1, Cucumber_9930_V3, whole genome shotgun sequence DNA segment encodes these proteins:
- the LOC101208442 gene encoding uncharacterized GPI-anchored protein At5g19250 produces MANSLFRLFTLFFFVLISIFLLHPNVVLCDVKDDNILNAINEYRESKNLSRLSYNRNAACLAGKLVYKLRDEPCSSAENFNKEISSETKLADFPKLLRKCHIAYNSSVDGIILPSCVRGLDAISVTSNYTRSHDGEYINDQNYTGAGVGTIDDAWVVLILSTNTSTGNYDNSGSSSLVVAGGGHIGVMVALLGMFVSSLLF; encoded by the exons ATGGCCAATTCTCTCTTTAGATTGTTcactttattcttctttgttctcatTTCCATCTTCCTCCTTCATCCCAATGTTGTTCTCTGTGATG TGAAAGATGATAACATTCTAAATGCCATTAACGAATATAGGGAATCAAAGAATCTATCAAGGCTTTCTTATAACAGAAATGCAGCATGTTTGGCTGGTAAACTCGTTTATAAGCTAAGAGATGAGCCTTGTTCAAGTGctgaaaatttcaacaaagaAATTAGCTCAGAAACTAAGCTTGCAGATTTCCCTAAGCTCTTACGAAAATGTCACATAGCCTACAACTCCTCCGTTGACGGCATCATTCTCCCCTCTTGCGTCCGTGGACTCGATGCTATATCTGTCACCAGTAACTACACCCGTTCCCACGACGGCGAGTATATCAACGATCAGAACTATACTGGTGCTGGGGTTGGGACGATTGACGATGCTTGGGTTGTTCTCATTCTTAGCACCAACACCTCAACTGGGAACTATGACAACAGTGGATCATCGTCTTTGGTTGTTGCTGGAGGTGGTCATATTGGTGTGATGGTTGCATTGTTAGGGATGTTTGTTTcatctttgttattttga
- the LOC101208683 gene encoding NADPH-dependent aldehyde reductase 1, chloroplastic: protein MATEGQTFPPQKQQTQPGKEHVMDPSPQFTSSQYKPSNKLLGKVALVTGGDSGIGRAVCHCFALEGATVAFTYVKKQEDKDAKDMLEILRECQAPDAKQPIAVGADLGFDEDCKRVVDEVVKAYGRIDILVNAAAEQHKTNSVEEIDEQRIERVFRTNIFSQFFMVRHALKHMKEGSSIINTTSVVAYKGCPQLLDYSATKGAIVAFTRGLALQLATRGIRVNGVAPGPIWTPLIPASFDNEEIESFGSEVPMKRAGQPIEVAPSYVFLACNHCSSYFTGQILHPNGGTIVNG from the exons ATGGCTACCGAAGGCCAAACTTTTCCACCCCAAAAGCAACAAACCCAACCAGGGAAAGAACATGTCATGGACCCTTCTCCTCAATTTACAAGCTCCCAATACAAGCCCTCCAACAAACTTCTCGGCAAGGTGGCGCTCGTGACTGGTGGTGACTCGGGGATCGGTCGAGCCGTGTGCCATTGCTTTGCGCTCGAGGGCGCTACCGTTGCGTTCACCTATGTTAAGAAGCAAGAGGATAAGGATGCTAAAGATATGCTTGAGATTCTTCGGGAGTGTCAGGCGCCTGACGCCAAGCAACCGATTGCAGTCGGTGCGGATTTGGGGTTTGACGAAGACTGCAAGCGCGTGGTCGATGAGGTCGTGAAGGCTTATGGCCGGATTGATATTTTGGTTAACGCTGCGGCGGAGCAACATAAGACCAACTCTGTGGAAGAGATTGATGAGCAGAGGATTGAGAGAGTTTTCAgaactaatatattttctcaGTTCTTCATGGTCAg GCATGCGTTGAAGCACATGAAAGAAGGAAGCTCAATCATCAACACAACGTCGGTGGTTGCCTACAAGGGTTGCCCTCAGTTGCTAGATTACTCGGCTACAAAAGGCGCCATTGTTGCCTTCACTAGAGGTCTTGCCCTTCAGTTGGCAACTAGAGGGATAAGAGTGAATGGAGTTGCACCAGGTCCGATATGGACACCGTTGATCCCCGCTTCATTTGACAATGAAGAGATCGAAAGCTTTGGGTCTGAAGTTCCAATGAAGCGAGCAGGGCAGCCAATCGAGGTCGCCCCATCGTACGTGTTCCTAGCCTGCAACCACTGTTCTTCCTACTTCACTGGCCAAATCCTCCACCCTAATG GTGGGACTATTGTGAATGGGTAG